From the Thermovirga lienii DSM 17291 genome, one window contains:
- a CDS encoding hypothetical protein (PFAM: IPT/TIG domain~KEGG: rrs:RoseRS_4292 Cna B domain-containing protein~SPTR: Cna B domain protein) — protein sequence MLRLPQGKPKEEKEVRKMNKLISRAVIGVMLVLVALPVFGQVKVVPKLPQVPAKIKEIPKLTMPDLMVERFSINSSYGVSVGSQMEYPVSMTIKNAGNAPTQGTIYLVFQYYNNSTGRWDCDRTRSHAIAVNRVLAPGQQVTISGKLRINKAIISDATLRVRVMVDSACFEEFPPQNGYIQEVNENNNYSNEVTLSGGYRPNVVSISSNRVIKGEEIIYISGTGFGKQNPLRTVVIENDGVKVRALVTSWSSGVIYFKVPNEAKNGPSYVYIADSSTLNPLSSVMNVLVVEKKNLVWNSLVDVFNLIGGAFQIKLHTWSGSSNYLNQSKIIPPFGGEQPLEVPNVEFKTAVGHYRFLINDFKTFGPSSSQSGFEMSRQGCAPNQVKLILRFESEGKELIGYYKVLGPAGQWRRAGAPDIEVDNATITILFQFYDAGNGRLDYTAAASFDGRINASGKAWDDIMDFFMPDWDNKVKREISKGVRQAINMPDVRQNIIDSLLMAVRMQLGLNANNVITAWQFDNTGIKVTFY from the coding sequence TTGCTGCGGCTTCCTCAGGGGAAGCCGAAAGAAGAGAAAGAGGTGAGAAAGATGAACAAATTAATAAGCAGAGCGGTAATTGGTGTGATGTTGGTCTTGGTTGCTTTGCCTGTTTTTGGTCAGGTCAAGGTGGTACCCAAACTCCCTCAGGTGCCTGCGAAGATAAAGGAGATTCCCAAACTTACCATGCCGGACCTGATGGTCGAAAGGTTCTCCATCAACTCTTCTTATGGAGTCTCGGTTGGCAGCCAAATGGAGTACCCTGTCTCTATGACCATAAAAAACGCAGGTAACGCTCCGACTCAAGGAACTATATACCTTGTGTTTCAGTACTACAACAACTCCACTGGACGTTGGGATTGCGATAGGACCAGATCCCATGCCATAGCGGTCAACAGGGTTTTAGCTCCTGGCCAACAGGTTACCATCTCGGGGAAGCTGAGGATAAATAAGGCGATAATATCGGATGCCACGCTTAGAGTCAGGGTAATGGTTGATTCGGCATGTTTTGAGGAATTTCCCCCTCAGAATGGTTATATCCAGGAGGTCAACGAAAACAACAATTACAGCAACGAAGTGACCCTTTCCGGCGGCTACAGGCCTAACGTAGTTTCAATAAGCTCTAACAGGGTAATAAAAGGAGAGGAAATAATATACATTTCCGGTACTGGTTTTGGAAAGCAAAACCCCTTGAGAACCGTGGTTATAGAAAACGATGGAGTGAAGGTCAGAGCCTTGGTCACCAGTTGGTCCTCGGGAGTTATCTACTTCAAGGTCCCCAACGAGGCCAAGAACGGCCCAAGCTACGTCTACATCGCTGACAGTAGCACATTGAACCCCCTTTCTTCCGTAATGAACGTGCTGGTCGTGGAAAAGAAAAATCTCGTCTGGAACAGTCTGGTGGACGTATTTAACCTGATAGGAGGGGCTTTTCAAATAAAACTTCACACGTGGTCGGGGAGCAGCAACTACTTGAACCAATCCAAAATAATACCTCCCTTTGGGGGGGAACAGCCTTTGGAAGTTCCCAATGTAGAGTTCAAAACGGCAGTGGGGCACTATCGTTTCCTGATAAACGACTTTAAAACCTTTGGTCCTTCCTCATCCCAGAGTGGCTTTGAGATGAGCCGTCAGGGATGTGCTCCTAACCAAGTCAAGCTCATATTGAGGTTCGAGAGCGAGGGGAAAGAGCTCATAGGTTACTACAAGGTGCTTGGACCAGCGGGACAGTGGAGGAGGGCAGGAGCCCCCGACATAGAAGTGGATAATGCAACCATCACGATCCTTTTCCAATTTTACGATGCAGGCAACGGAAGGCTCGATTATACGGCTGCAGCGTCCTTTGACGGGAGGATAAATGCCTCAGGTAAGGCGTGGGACGATATCATGGATTTCTTCATGCCCGACTGGGACAACAAAGTCAAAAGGGAGATATCAAAAGGAGTGCGGCAGGCCATCAACATGCCCGATGTGAGGCAAAACATTATAGACAGCCTTCTTATGGCTGTAAGGATGCAGCTCGGTCTAAACGCCAACAACGTAATAACCGCCTGGCAGTTCGACAATACGGGCATAAAGGTCACCTTTTATTAG
- a CDS encoding hypothetical protein (KEGG: tai:Taci_0134 hypothetical protein~SPTR: Putative uncharacterized protein): MRKILMLAVLVSLMAFSANAASASDIALTSVGQSPDAMMVRVVLKNMKVQNDYNNLMKAEDLKDQKVLIAVVGGSSKGLGAAGINKEEEKERAIKLIEAAKQKGMKVLVMHVGGAGRRGQLSDMFIEAVVPYADAVIVVKGGNDDGLFTKLLEGKNVPMIEADSVKETVSPMKEVLSSWNVL; encoded by the coding sequence ATGAGAAAAATCCTTATGCTGGCCGTATTGGTATCATTAATGGCCTTCTCAGCCAATGCAGCTTCAGCCAGCGACATAGCTCTTACATCGGTGGGGCAGAGCCCCGACGCCATGATGGTGCGGGTCGTCCTTAAGAACATGAAAGTCCAAAACGATTACAACAACCTCATGAAGGCTGAGGATCTTAAAGATCAAAAGGTCCTGATAGCCGTAGTAGGAGGCAGCTCCAAGGGACTCGGCGCAGCAGGGATCAACAAGGAAGAAGAAAAAGAACGGGCTATAAAGCTCATAGAAGCAGCAAAGCAAAAAGGTATGAAGGTCTTGGTTATGCACGTTGGAGGAGCTGGAAGGAGAGGACAACTGTCGGACATGTTCATCGAGGCAGTGGTCCCCTACGCTGATGCTGTCATAGTGGTAAAGGGCGGCAATGACGACGGACTCTTCACAAAACTCTTGGAGGGCAAGAACGTCCCGATGATTGAGGCAGATTCTGTGAAGGAGACCGTCTCTCCCATGAAGGAAGTACTATCCTCCTGGAACGTTCTCTAG
- a CDS encoding hypothetical protein (KEGG: tai:Taci_0136 hypothetical protein~SPTR: Putative uncharacterized protein), whose translation MTLIYRCIVVFVLTFVIRCMFREKNFWKQVTAAMVILPLILRVLLIK comes from the coding sequence ATGACCCTAATATATCGATGTATAGTTGTCTTCGTTTTGACCTTCGTAATAAGGTGCATGTTCAGGGAAAAGAACTTCTGGAAGCAGGTTACGGCAGCCATGGTCATACTTCCCCTTATTCTAAGGGTCCTCTTGATAAAGTAA
- a CDS encoding hypothetical protein (KEGG: aco:Amico_0223 hypothetical protein~SPTR: Putative membrane protein) codes for MRALITFIKWELRTLLFGQGDENRTKATLMSSLVALLLVGIIMTGSPPLKGPEIEIWEKVRSAQDFLYQERMKMGIPSDPDADPWKTGLIGVEWSSITTTLGDLRAKRTSTDPRWSVVFYRWFTTLGLKEKDSVAILTSGSFPGFALSAIVAAEKLGLDVLLVPSLGASSWGANIPYLPITSILRILRSHGYVKAAPYFATLGGSGELGLDLPPEGIYALQKAAKEDNVTIISAKSFEELLELKWAKIAAFNPKAIVQIGGSQANLGTDPEVLTLQPGILRPKSGVSAGNGIIAKALNSEIPVIHMLNVKALCRKTGVPFDDEPLKKAPKQVSKLLSIVGLLLWVLYLFGFKRWIFEEEGSPHAKR; via the coding sequence ATGAGGGCGCTGATAACCTTCATTAAATGGGAACTAAGAACCTTACTCTTTGGCCAGGGCGACGAGAACCGAACCAAAGCAACCCTCATGTCTTCGTTAGTCGCTCTTTTGCTGGTGGGTATAATAATGACCGGTTCTCCGCCATTGAAAGGGCCGGAGATCGAAATTTGGGAAAAAGTGCGCTCTGCCCAAGACTTTCTTTACCAGGAACGAATGAAAATGGGAATACCTTCGGATCCCGATGCTGACCCTTGGAAAACTGGCCTTATAGGAGTGGAATGGAGCTCCATAACGACCACACTGGGCGATCTAAGGGCAAAAAGAACCTCAACTGACCCCCGTTGGAGCGTTGTCTTTTATCGCTGGTTTACGACTCTTGGACTGAAGGAAAAGGATTCCGTAGCTATATTGACCTCCGGCTCTTTCCCAGGGTTCGCCCTTTCAGCCATAGTTGCAGCGGAAAAGCTGGGGCTAGATGTGCTCTTGGTCCCCTCTCTGGGCGCATCCTCCTGGGGCGCCAATATACCGTACTTACCTATTACAAGCATTCTGAGGATACTGAGAAGTCATGGATACGTAAAGGCCGCTCCTTATTTCGCCACATTGGGAGGCAGTGGAGAATTAGGGCTTGACTTGCCTCCAGAGGGGATATACGCACTACAAAAGGCTGCCAAAGAGGACAATGTGACCATAATTAGTGCAAAATCCTTCGAAGAACTGCTGGAGCTCAAGTGGGCTAAAATTGCAGCATTCAACCCGAAAGCTATAGTCCAAATAGGAGGCAGTCAAGCCAACCTCGGAACCGACCCTGAGGTATTGACCTTGCAACCGGGCATATTAAGGCCCAAATCCGGAGTTTCGGCAGGCAACGGAATAATTGCCAAGGCACTGAATTCTGAAATCCCCGTGATCCACATGCTCAACGTAAAGGCTCTATGCAGGAAAACAGGTGTTCCCTTTGACGATGAACCTTTGAAAAAAGCCCCAAAACAAGTTTCCAAGCTCTTATCGATTGTCGGGCTTTTGTTGTGGGTTCTTTACTTATTTGGGTTCAAGCGCTGGATATTTGAGGAGGAAGGTTCCCCACATGCAAAAAGATAA
- a CDS encoding Citrate transporter (PFAM: DctM-like transporters~COGs: COG1593 TRAP-type C4-dicarboxylate transport system large permease component~InterPro IPR004680~KEGG: tai:Taci_0135 TRAP C4-dicarboxylate transport system permease DctM subunit~PFAM: Citrate transporter~SPTR: C4-dicarboxylate anaerobic carrier family protein): protein MEWFWPEGFYALVMIGSFAVGAFAFKLPIAVAMGLAAVLGGLVAGEGLPLRHLVEGTFGYIDTILIISTAMIFMKVIERIGLLEAMAAWVIRRFRDKPLVLSLGLMFMIMVPGMITGSSTAAVLTTGALVAPVLLKLGVQIHKTAAAIAMGAIYGMIAPPINLPAMIIGGGIDMPYVGFGIPLLVCTVPLAIVSALLLIYPGLKGKASDEAALEEELKRMEKTPITLRLFIPVLVLIFLFGGSGFLPPIGMPLMFLLASLSAFLTGAKWNPLETITDAIDNALPVMGILMGVGMFIQIMTLTGVRGFVVVSALALPAWLLYVGIATSMPFFGAVSAFGSASVLGVPFLLALLGKNEILVGSALSLIAGLGDLMPPTALAGIFAAQVVGEKNYFKVLKYCIFPGVLTAIWGIAIIMGSSVIAGVLY, encoded by the coding sequence ATGGAATGGTTCTGGCCTGAAGGCTTTTATGCCTTAGTAATGATAGGATCCTTTGCCGTAGGAGCATTCGCATTTAAACTTCCCATCGCAGTAGCCATGGGCCTTGCGGCCGTACTGGGAGGGCTTGTCGCAGGCGAAGGGTTGCCCTTGCGCCACTTGGTGGAAGGCACCTTCGGCTACATAGACACCATACTTATAATCTCCACTGCGATGATATTCATGAAAGTCATAGAGAGGATTGGCCTCCTAGAGGCCATGGCGGCGTGGGTCATAAGAAGGTTCAGGGACAAGCCACTAGTCTTGTCCCTGGGGCTCATGTTCATGATAATGGTACCAGGCATGATCACCGGTTCCTCCACCGCCGCGGTCCTGACTACCGGAGCCCTTGTGGCACCAGTGCTGCTTAAGCTCGGAGTTCAAATCCACAAAACAGCCGCAGCCATAGCAATGGGAGCCATCTACGGCATGATAGCACCTCCCATAAACCTACCTGCCATGATAATAGGAGGAGGCATCGATATGCCTTATGTAGGTTTCGGGATCCCTCTCCTGGTGTGCACTGTCCCTCTAGCCATCGTAAGCGCGCTCCTTTTGATATATCCCGGCCTCAAGGGCAAGGCTTCCGATGAAGCGGCCCTTGAAGAGGAACTCAAACGCATGGAGAAAACTCCCATAACCTTACGACTGTTTATACCTGTGCTCGTTCTTATTTTCCTTTTTGGCGGCTCAGGCTTTCTACCACCTATAGGAATGCCCCTTATGTTCTTGCTTGCTTCATTATCGGCCTTTTTGACTGGGGCGAAATGGAACCCTTTGGAGACTATAACGGACGCCATCGATAACGCCCTCCCCGTGATGGGCATACTCATGGGAGTGGGAATGTTCATACAGATAATGACCTTAACGGGCGTGAGAGGTTTCGTAGTGGTGTCTGCCTTGGCGCTACCCGCTTGGCTGCTTTACGTAGGCATAGCCACTTCAATGCCATTTTTTGGCGCTGTCTCGGCCTTCGGTTCTGCATCCGTTCTAGGCGTTCCATTCCTGCTGGCCCTTCTTGGCAAGAACGAAATTCTGGTAGGCAGTGCCTTAAGCCTCATAGCAGGACTAGGAGACCTTATGCCTCCAACGGCGTTGGCGGGCATCTTCGCAGCGCAGGTCGTAGGGGAGAAGAATTATTTCAAAGTCCTAAAATACTGTATTTTCCCCGGCGTCCTGACGGCAATTTGGGGAATAGCTATAATCATGGGCTCCTCTGTAATAGCCGGAGTCCTTTACTAG
- a CDS encoding capsule biosynthesis protein CapC (TIGRFAM: poly-gamma-glutamate biosynthesis protein PgsC/CapC~KEGG: aco:Amico_0222 capsule biosynthesis protein CapC~SPTR: Capsule biosynthesis protein CapC) has protein sequence MSPSVELGLLFFGVALGLIWTERTGFSTGGIITPGFLAASGFNLSALSVVITVSLPILLLLEVINLRFAVYGRRRVGLAIGLSLLFFWCWSLAFPLNVPWSGWIVPGLLASDSQRQGFLPTLSGALACGACATLLGRLLI, from the coding sequence ATGAGCCCCTCTGTTGAACTTGGATTACTGTTTTTTGGCGTGGCGCTAGGCCTCATATGGACTGAGCGAACAGGTTTCTCCACTGGAGGGATAATAACTCCAGGTTTTTTGGCAGCCTCTGGCTTCAATTTAAGTGCTCTGTCAGTTGTAATCACTGTTTCCCTACCCATACTTTTGCTGTTGGAAGTGATCAACCTACGATTCGCCGTGTATGGGCGCCGAAGAGTGGGGCTGGCCATAGGGCTTTCCCTTCTGTTTTTTTGGTGCTGGAGCTTGGCCTTCCCTCTTAACGTGCCCTGGAGTGGCTGGATAGTACCGGGACTTTTGGCTTCTGACTCACAAAGACAGGGATTTCTTCCCACTCTTTCCGGAGCTTTGGCATGTGGGGCTTGCGCTACCTTGCTTGGGAGGCTTTTGATATGA
- a CDS encoding hypothetical protein (PFAM: Mur ligase middle domain~KEGG: aco:Amico_0221 hypothetical protein~SPTR: Capsule biosynthesis protein) has product MTPPIRILVTGTRGKSGIARGIKEVLCACGIRAWAKVTGTEPLSLTPHGNYRIIRHSGAHVEEMRWWLQTLPKDAEAVILENNAVSCDLQHLAYRWLKPTLTIWTNAYHDHEELWGIEKSEAVKALAKGIPPRGRVLCGPDVYDDPLATKTLQNKGCEVIPVVISSSAPLEINKSFIKAACHLLGVTGTELEEALEKLKPAPYDFAVHQVGASPKMLAFAFSANDLESTNNLWQSLKWESKDTTLWFNHRKDRRMRLSIMKDFIVNHPWKQVILTGPYPLGAGFGFKYLGFEPAEKVISKLGKRTFGIGNIAGLPMEIANTLLKNKKEQWQDEPLC; this is encoded by the coding sequence ATGACACCACCTATCCGGATTCTTGTCACGGGAACCAGAGGAAAAAGCGGAATAGCACGGGGCATCAAGGAGGTACTATGCGCCTGCGGCATCAGGGCGTGGGCCAAGGTGACAGGAACAGAACCTTTAAGCCTAACTCCTCATGGAAACTACAGGATAATAAGACACTCTGGAGCACACGTTGAAGAGATGAGATGGTGGCTGCAAACACTTCCGAAAGATGCAGAAGCAGTAATACTGGAAAACAATGCCGTCTCTTGCGATCTGCAGCACCTTGCCTACAGATGGCTTAAACCTACTTTGACTATCTGGACCAACGCTTACCACGACCATGAAGAGTTATGGGGAATAGAAAAATCTGAAGCTGTAAAGGCCCTTGCAAAGGGAATTCCACCAAGGGGCAGGGTTTTATGTGGCCCGGATGTGTATGATGACCCCCTTGCAACGAAAACCTTGCAGAACAAAGGATGCGAAGTGATTCCTGTGGTGATTTCCTCGTCAGCCCCCCTTGAGATAAACAAAAGTTTCATAAAAGCCGCCTGTCATTTATTGGGAGTAACTGGAACAGAACTGGAAGAAGCATTGGAAAAACTGAAACCTGCCCCATACGACTTTGCAGTGCACCAGGTTGGCGCAAGCCCCAAAATGCTTGCGTTCGCGTTTTCAGCAAACGACCTGGAGAGCACCAACAATCTGTGGCAAAGCCTTAAGTGGGAATCCAAAGATACAACCCTATGGTTCAACCACCGGAAAGACCGCAGGATGCGTCTTTCCATCATGAAGGATTTCATAGTCAACCACCCATGGAAACAAGTAATTTTGACTGGGCCTTATCCCCTTGGCGCAGGATTTGGTTTTAAATATCTAGGGTTTGAACCTGCCGAAAAGGTCATATCCAAGCTGGGCAAAAGAACCTTCGGCATAGGCAACATAGCCGGACTTCCAATGGAGATCGCAAACACCCTATTGAAAAACAAAAAGGAGCAATGGCAAGATGAGCCCCTCTGTTGA
- a CDS encoding Succinylglutamate desuccinylase/aspartoacylase (PFAM: Succinylglutamate desuccinylase / Aspartoacylase family~InterPro IPR007036~KEGG: tai:Taci_0137 succinylglutamate desuccinylase/aspartoacylase~PFAM: Succinylglutamate desuccinylase/aspartoacylase~SPTR: Succinylglutamate desuccinylase/aspartoacylase family protein), whose product MKFKIKGTPLTATLLLILVAFVAFISARQFMSMWQPDVVVPAPGFEKHMLSEWFDGIKDTPADTPVYIQEGEEPGGTVFIMGGTHANEPAGSLSAVLILERAQVKKGRLIVVPFANMMAFSHNSAQDAHPQRIHFTLPDGSTRSFRYGSRATNPIYQWPDPDVYIHPQSKQELAGSEIRNLNRAHPGTPDGELTQRLAYALRQMIKKEHVDLAFDLHEASPEYPVVNAIVAHERSMELAAMVAMEMEMAGIPIRLEPSPKNLHGLTHREWGDYTETMPILMETANPSQGRLRGKTDEHLVITGEDKFYKRAAKLGLLFVPYEEDQPLDLRVARHVTAIMSFLESLGLYEPSKEVFVEGIPTYEEIVEKGLGAFLSPVTEKDR is encoded by the coding sequence ATGAAATTCAAAATCAAAGGCACTCCCTTGACCGCTACTTTGCTGCTAATCTTGGTGGCCTTTGTAGCTTTTATATCAGCGAGGCAGTTCATGTCCATGTGGCAACCAGACGTTGTCGTGCCTGCGCCTGGATTTGAGAAGCACATGCTCTCTGAGTGGTTTGACGGAATAAAAGACACTCCCGCTGATACCCCAGTCTACATCCAAGAGGGGGAGGAACCGGGCGGTACAGTATTCATAATGGGAGGAACCCATGCCAACGAACCAGCTGGATCGTTATCCGCAGTACTCATTTTGGAGCGGGCACAGGTCAAAAAAGGACGCCTTATAGTGGTGCCTTTTGCCAATATGATGGCCTTCAGTCACAATTCAGCACAGGATGCCCATCCTCAGCGCATACATTTCACCCTGCCAGATGGTTCAACCAGGTCCTTCAGATACGGCTCAAGGGCAACCAACCCCATTTACCAATGGCCCGATCCGGACGTCTATATCCATCCTCAATCCAAACAGGAACTAGCTGGAAGCGAAATACGAAACCTCAATAGAGCACATCCAGGAACTCCCGACGGAGAACTGACTCAAAGGCTCGCTTACGCCCTCCGTCAGATGATTAAAAAAGAACACGTAGATTTGGCCTTTGACCTCCATGAGGCATCTCCAGAGTACCCTGTGGTAAACGCCATAGTTGCTCACGAACGCAGCATGGAGCTAGCAGCAATGGTGGCAATGGAGATGGAGATGGCAGGCATCCCAATTCGCCTTGAACCATCCCCCAAGAATTTGCACGGCCTTACCCATAGAGAATGGGGAGACTACACCGAAACCATGCCGATCCTTATGGAGACCGCTAATCCCAGCCAAGGCCGGCTCCGGGGCAAAACAGATGAGCACCTTGTGATTACCGGAGAGGACAAATTCTACAAGCGCGCAGCAAAACTAGGCCTGCTCTTCGTTCCCTATGAAGAGGACCAACCTCTGGATTTGAGGGTAGCAAGGCATGTTACGGCTATAATGTCCTTCCTTGAATCCCTGGGGCTCTACGAGCCCTCAAAGGAGGTGTTTGTAGAAGGGATACCTACCTATGAGGAAATCGTAGAAAAGGGTTTAGGCGCCTTTTTATCCCCCGTCACAGAAAAGGACAGATAA
- a CDS encoding gamma-glutamyltransferase (PFAM: Gamma-glutamyltranspeptidase~TIGRFAM: gamma-glutamyltranspeptidase~COGs: COG0405 Gamma-glutamyltransferase~InterPro IPR000101~KEGG: tai:Taci_0138 gamma-glutamyltransferase~PFAM: gamma-glutamyltranspeptidase~PRIAM: Gamma-glutamyltransferase~SPTR: Gamma-glutamyltransferase;~TIGRFAM: gamma-glutamyltransferase) — protein MRKFIYLVALTAILALGATAALAQEMVVNDVYAPKGMVSSAHELASKAGVEILKKGGNAIDAAVATALALNVVEPNASGIGGGGFMVIRFAKTGEVVVLDYREVAPKSATKDMFASDQAKKEGWSKLGGKAVGVPGQALGLWTALEKYGTMSWAEVAEPAIRLAEEGFTIVEMQQGIIADNLEKLHSFNDPAKVPFLKDGLPLEAGSVLKQPGLAKAFKMIGEKGPDAFYKGPIGEAFVRAVNANGGNMTMEDLADYQIAIREPVMGTYRGYQIYSTPPASSGGTHIVELLNIMENFPVASWGHNSPKYLHYLGEAMKMIFADRAAYMADSAFVDVPLKGLTNKEYAKKLAAKIKPHKVMKEVYADDPWPFQNGNKVAMIAGTDDQHISTSHFSVADADGNIVASTNTINYFFGSGIVVPEYGIVANNQMDDFSSDPASVNAPEPGKRPLSSMSPSIVLDPSGKPFMTIGAAGAWRIITAVSQIIMNVVDFGMTMDEAIEQPRIFTYAVNGKVGPFRVEDTMNPTTIQMLRLRGHNVEVRPRSGYFGTAQGILFTDMGLDGGADSRRLGVPVGY, from the coding sequence ATGAGAAAGTTCATCTACCTTGTCGCCTTGACGGCCATACTGGCTTTAGGGGCGACAGCTGCCTTGGCCCAGGAAATGGTGGTCAACGACGTATATGCCCCCAAAGGCATGGTCTCGTCCGCCCATGAACTGGCATCCAAGGCTGGCGTGGAGATCCTCAAGAAAGGCGGAAACGCAATTGACGCGGCGGTCGCTACTGCTTTGGCCCTTAACGTGGTGGAGCCTAACGCATCAGGCATCGGCGGAGGCGGGTTCATGGTCATACGCTTCGCCAAGACAGGAGAGGTAGTCGTCCTGGACTACAGAGAAGTAGCCCCTAAAAGCGCAACCAAGGACATGTTCGCCTCCGATCAGGCCAAGAAAGAAGGTTGGTCCAAGCTGGGAGGCAAGGCTGTAGGAGTCCCAGGTCAGGCCTTGGGGCTTTGGACCGCCCTTGAAAAATATGGCACCATGAGCTGGGCAGAGGTAGCAGAACCAGCCATTCGCCTAGCGGAAGAAGGTTTCACCATAGTTGAAATGCAGCAAGGCATCATAGCCGACAACTTGGAGAAGCTTCATTCCTTCAACGATCCAGCAAAAGTTCCCTTCCTGAAGGATGGTCTGCCCCTGGAGGCCGGTTCCGTACTTAAGCAGCCCGGCCTCGCCAAAGCGTTCAAGATGATTGGCGAAAAGGGCCCCGATGCGTTCTACAAGGGCCCCATAGGAGAAGCGTTCGTCAGGGCAGTAAACGCAAACGGCGGCAACATGACCATGGAAGACCTGGCAGATTATCAAATCGCCATAAGAGAACCCGTAATGGGAACGTACAGAGGCTACCAGATATACTCCACTCCTCCTGCATCGAGCGGAGGAACTCACATAGTAGAACTTTTGAACATCATGGAAAACTTCCCGGTAGCTTCCTGGGGTCACAATAGTCCTAAGTACCTGCACTACCTTGGCGAAGCCATGAAGATGATATTTGCTGATCGCGCTGCCTACATGGCCGACTCTGCCTTCGTAGATGTTCCCCTCAAAGGACTTACGAACAAGGAATACGCCAAGAAATTGGCTGCCAAGATCAAGCCCCACAAGGTCATGAAGGAAGTCTACGCCGATGATCCATGGCCATTCCAGAATGGAAACAAAGTCGCCATGATAGCGGGCACCGATGACCAGCACATTTCAACGAGCCATTTCTCTGTTGCCGATGCAGATGGAAACATCGTGGCGTCCACCAATACCATAAATTACTTCTTCGGCTCAGGAATAGTTGTTCCCGAATACGGAATAGTCGCCAACAACCAGATGGACGACTTCTCCTCCGACCCTGCGAGCGTGAACGCTCCAGAGCCTGGCAAGAGACCTTTGTCTTCCATGTCCCCAAGTATAGTACTAGACCCAAGCGGCAAACCGTTCATGACCATAGGTGCAGCGGGTGCCTGGAGAATAATCACAGCAGTCTCGCAGATAATAATGAACGTAGTGGATTTCGGCATGACCATGGATGAGGCCATAGAACAGCCCAGAATATTCACCTATGCCGTGAACGGCAAAGTTGGCCCCTTCAGGGTAGAGGACACCATGAATCCTACCACTATACAAATGCTCAGGCTCCGAGGCCATAACGTGGAAGTACGGCCCCGCAGCGGCTACTTCGGTACCGCCCAAGGAATCCTCTTCACCGATATGGGACTTGATGGAGGAGCCGACAGTAGAAGACTAGGAGTACCCGTAGGATATTAA